AGTTCCCGCGGCGCGCAGCGGCCGAGTTCTTTGGCAAACTCTTCCGCCGTATCGGCGGCATTCCAGCTGGTTGCGGAAAAAGACGACGTGGTAACGTCGATATACGCGAACCCGGCTTTTCCGTGCGCACAGAATAACGACGCAAGAAAATTGTTGGCCGAACGGTCAAGATATTCTTCTTCGACCGCGGTTCCGGGAGTGATGATTTCAACGACTTTCCGTTCGGCAAGCGTACGGGGTCCCGAAGGCATCGTCACCTGTTCGCAAACCGCTATTTTTTTGCCGAGCCGGAGCAAACGCGCGATATAGATCTTAGCCGCGTGATACGGAATACCGCACATAGGCTGCGAAGCGCGGTGCGTCAGCGTCAAATTCAGCAGACGCGATACTTCGATCGCATCGTCGTCAAACATTTCATAGAAGTCGCCCAGTCGGAAGAACAGCACGTCGTCCGGGTGCTGTTCTTTTATGGACCGGTACTGAAGCATCATCGGAGTAACTTCAGCCATGGCCACCGCTACAATCCCAGCGCGCTGATAACTTCGTCGGTAACATCCACCGTCGGGCTGTACCACAAAATCGCGTTCGATTCCTGCAAACTCAAAATCATGCTGTAACCGCCGGCTTCGGCAATCCGCTCAAGCGTCGCGTACAGCCGCCGGTAAAAATCGTCGGACGTTTTCAAAGACCGTTTCAGTGATTCCAGTTCGATATTTTTCGCGTTCGTATATTCGTTCAGTATATCGGTTTTAGTCGTAATTTCGGCTTCAAGCTTCAAGGCAGCGGACTCGTTGCCGTTTTTGCGGTATTCGGCCTTCTTCGACTGCAGATCGCGCAGCGCCTCCGTCTGCTTGTTGATTTCAGCCTGAAATTCGGCGCGTTTGGCTTCGTAATTACGAACCGGTCCGGTTTCGCGGAAATAGGATTCATACACGCGCGCCGTATCCACGACGCCGAATTTCGTAATCTGCTGAGCGCCTCCCGCGGCGCAGAACACGGCGCAGCAAACCAGCGCACACACAACGTACTTATTCTTCATTTAAACACCTACTATCTATTCGTGAGATTGAACGACAATACGAACTGCCATTCGGGTCCCGTACCGTTCCGCCATTCGACGGAACCGTTTTTGATCTGGAACGTATTAGCCAAAAGCAGGCGCAGCGGAAACTGCTGCAGCGAAAATCTGAATCCGGGGCCGAAACTGAAATAGAAATCGTCAAGCTTCAGCGACGTAAACATATCGGCGGCATCCTCTTTGAGCGCGGCGGCGTCGAAGAAAAAATCGAGTGAAAAAATACCGGGCGCAACGGGCATACGCAACTCGACGGTGTTGCTCCACAAAGCCTTCGTCCGATTCGTATTGTAAATGGAACTCCAGCCGCGGCCGGTAAACATACCGTCTATGTACAACTTGTTGGTTGAACTGAGCTCGCTGCCGGGCAGCTGCTCGATAAACGACAGCGTCGAAAGCCCCGCAAGAACGAATTTAAGATTCCAGGTTTCCGACACCGGCACGTTGAGCAGCGTCAGATAGCCTTCGGCTTTCGTGTCGCTTCTGAAGAAAAATTCCGATTCTATCTGCGGAAAAAATCCCGTCCACGCGACCCGTTCGCTCGCGAACCAGCCGGACGACGGATCAAAGCTGACGTCGCGCATATCCACGGAAGCGGACGCCCACACGGAGTTTTGGATTCCCCATTTTCCGTGATATGAAGCGAGCGTCGAATCAACGGGAATGTACACATTGGCATCGTAAAAATTTTGGAGCACTTGGCCGACGATACCGCCCGACAGGGAGAATATCGCAAAATCGGGAACCCAGCGGCGGCCGAGCGACGCGCTTAAACTCATCGACACTTTTTCATAATTCATGTAATACGACGTGTCGTCCTGCGTACCGTCGGGCAGAAACATTTTGCGCAGCGCTGACAGCGAAGAATGCGCGACTTCCGCGCTGACGCCGACGCTGACCGGCATACCTAAAAACCAGGAATCGCTGTAGCTGAGACTGAGCGACTGATTGTCCGTAGAAATGACGGTACTTGCCGAAATGGCTTTTCCCGTACCGAACACGTTGGAATCTTTCCAATTGAAAAACAGCGAAACCGGGAATGCGTTCGGATCGGCAACACCCGAAAACGTTACGCCGAACTCGATCGCCGTCGTAGACTGTTCTTCCACGTTCAGAATGAGATCCACCAGATTTTCTTCCGAACCGGACACGATATCGGGAACGATTGCC
This sequence is a window from Treponema brennaborense DSM 12168. Protein-coding genes within it:
- a CDS encoding OmpH family outer membrane protein — translated: MKNKYVVCALVCCAVFCAAGGAQQITKFGVVDTARVYESYFRETGPVRNYEAKRAEFQAEINKQTEALRDLQSKKAEYRKNGNESAALKLEAEITTKTDILNEYTNAKNIELESLKRSLKTSDDFYRRLYATLERIAEAGGYSMILSLQESNAILWYSPTVDVTDEVISALGL